One genomic region from Mytilus trossulus isolate FHL-02 chromosome 9, PNRI_Mtr1.1.1.hap1, whole genome shotgun sequence encodes:
- the LOC134684547 gene encoding uncharacterized protein LOC134684547 codes for MASLESSNATNSWISVIDNNKTITSPIYTGNETFSERNLLVPMVFIGCLSVIGVPGNALILVVFNLKHKPSVHRTIILTLATYDFLLCGITLPFEIYDMNNQFTFHSRFRSKSQLKNQTSVIRIISIEGNTTCNRSKTEYNHKRCKISNYNKAASNAGDRTSYKSTLIAVIVSVFFIISYVPTLTENVLEAIYGEEYIGMFISLPVRNIIEKTFAINHVVNPFIYGFLDTKFRTDCREILHGC; via the exons ATGGCATCTCTCGAATCATCAAATGCTACCAATAGCTGGATAAGTGTGAtagataataacaaaacaataacgTCACCAATTTATACTGGAAACGAAACTTTTTCGGAGCGAAACTTGTTGGTACCAATGGTTTTTATAGGATGTTTATCGGTTATAGGCGTCCCTGGAAATGCACTGATACTGGTGGtattcaatttaaaacacaaaCCAAGTGTTCATAGAACTATCATATTAACATTAGCTACATATGATTTCCTTTTGTGTGGAATTACTCTTCCGTTTGAAATCTACGACATGAACAACCAGTTCACATTTCATTCA agaTTTAGATCAAAAAGTCAGctgaaaaatcaaacaagtgtCATCAGGATTATATCTATTGAGGGTAATACAACCTGTAACAGATCCAAGACTGAATATAATCATAAAAGATGCAAAATATCAAATTACAATAAAGCAGCTTCCAATGCAGGGGACAGAACAAGCTATAAAAGTACTCTTATCGCAGTCATTGTAAGtgtatttttcataataagCTACGTACCAACATTGACAGAAAATGTTCTAGAAGCAATATACGGGGAAGAATATATCGGAATGTTCATTTCATTACCCGTCcgaaatattattgagaaaacCTTTGCAATCAATCATGTGGTGAATCCTTTTATTTATGGATTTCTAGATACAAAATTTAGAACAGATTGCAGAGAAATTTTACACGGCTGTTAA